From the genome of Chitinispirillales bacterium ANBcel5, one region includes:
- a CDS encoding aminopeptidase — MKRCTKLSKKKISLLSLLLFITLNSSCYLAKQGAYLLRYQWRAESIDRMLQDDEITDELREFLELVLQIRSFAMDTIGLKKNNNYLKYVEVERGYMVDVVMAARDDSFEMHNWWFPFFGNFPYKGFFVRTDAERQAAKLQRRGYDVHIGQARAFSTLGFFSDPVYSFFKEYSVFDLANLIIHEQMHATIYLKNQVQFNEEIATFLGNEGGLKFVKQMFGKDSDQYKSAVLALEDYDVYIDRIHSLYNELSTLYQSDLSREEKLDGKERVIEVFKENLAQNYDSLFETDNYRGLYRATINNAFIAARMTYTLDLSLMYELYEQNDHDLALTVEQLKKLRRYRGDPKEFIRRELLN; from the coding sequence ATGAAACGGTGCACAAAACTGTCTAAAAAAAAGATTTCACTGTTATCTCTTCTGCTCTTTATTACCCTAAACAGCAGCTGTTATCTTGCAAAACAGGGGGCTTATTTACTTCGGTATCAGTGGAGGGCCGAGAGCATTGATCGAATGCTCCAGGATGATGAAATAACCGATGAGTTAAGAGAGTTTCTTGAGCTTGTGCTGCAGATCCGCTCTTTTGCCATGGATACAATTGGTCTTAAAAAAAATAATAATTACCTAAAGTATGTTGAAGTCGAGCGGGGATATATGGTTGATGTGGTTATGGCTGCACGCGATGACAGCTTTGAAATGCACAACTGGTGGTTTCCGTTTTTTGGCAACTTTCCCTACAAAGGGTTCTTTGTAAGAACTGATGCAGAACGGCAAGCTGCAAAACTTCAAAGACGCGGCTATGATGTACACATCGGTCAGGCAAGAGCATTCAGTACGTTAGGCTTTTTCTCCGATCCGGTCTACTCCTTCTTCAAAGAGTACTCTGTGTTTGACCTTGCTAATCTGATTATCCATGAGCAGATGCATGCTACTATATACCTTAAAAATCAGGTGCAATTTAATGAAGAGATCGCGACATTTTTAGGTAATGAGGGCGGATTAAAATTTGTAAAACAAATGTTTGGAAAGGATTCAGACCAGTATAAAAGTGCTGTTTTGGCCCTTGAGGATTATGATGTGTATATCGATCGTATCCACTCATTGTATAATGAACTCAGTACTTTATATCAAAGTGATCTGAGCAGGGAAGAAAAACTCGATGGGAAAGAACGGGTTATAGAAGTGTTTAAGGAAAATCTGGCTCAAAACTATGATTCGCTTTTTGAAACCGATAACTACAGAGGCCTTTACAGAGCTACTATCAATAACGCTTTTATAGCGGCGAGAATGACCTATACTCTTGATCTGTCGCTTATGTATGAGCTTTACGAACAAAACGATCATGATTTGGCTTTAACCGTTGAGCAACTTAAAAAGCTGCGCCGCTACAGAGGTGATCCCAAGGAATTTATTCGACGGGAGTTGCTTAATTAA
- the ablA gene encoding lysine 2,3-aminomutase translates to MIFNPEQTTINESKDEQKLSPTFSKRQKEISKQIGSSDFEKTWKDWRWQMRNTITSIEDFEDLSDISFSDEEKKKLEEIMDVFPLSITPYYLSLIDKDNYENDPVFLQSFPTMHELNKDRCDIRDPLSEDKDSPTPGITHRYPDRVLFHISNVCAMYCRHCTRKRKVGDVDSIPEPDAIEKGLAYIRSNPNIRDVLLSGGDPFMLSDEYLDWILGEIRAIKHVEIIRIGTRTPVVLPYRITDNLIKVLRKHHPLWINTHFNHPREITSSAKVALSKLADAGIPLGNQSVLLAGINDCPRIYKKLIHKLVANRVRPYYLYQCDLSEGLSHFRTPVGKGIEIIESLIGHTSGLAVPTYVIDAPGGGGKIPVMPYYLISLSTNKVVLRNYEGVITTYQEPDSYTQTFCDRKCDTCDLQLKLDEGSEYKSEGIHKLLSDFDDTIALTPENNERHLRRRKRKVNKQKKKDQ, encoded by the coding sequence ATGATATTTAATCCTGAACAGACAACGATCAATGAAAGTAAGGATGAACAGAAACTCTCACCAACGTTTAGTAAAAGGCAAAAGGAGATCTCAAAGCAGATAGGATCATCTGATTTTGAAAAGACCTGGAAAGACTGGCGCTGGCAGATGCGCAATACGATAACATCGATTGAAGATTTTGAGGATCTTAGCGATATCTCTTTTTCTGATGAAGAAAAAAAGAAGCTTGAAGAGATAATGGATGTATTTCCTCTATCAATTACTCCCTATTACTTGTCTCTTATTGATAAAGACAACTATGAAAACGACCCCGTTTTTCTTCAATCTTTCCCAACGATGCATGAGCTTAACAAAGACAGATGTGATATTCGCGACCCGCTGTCTGAAGATAAAGACAGCCCGACTCCCGGTATAACACATCGCTACCCAGACAGAGTTCTTTTTCATATCAGTAATGTTTGTGCGATGTACTGCCGCCACTGTACCCGTAAACGTAAAGTCGGTGATGTGGATTCCATACCTGAACCAGATGCAATTGAGAAGGGGTTAGCGTATATACGCAGTAATCCAAATATAAGAGACGTTCTTCTCTCAGGCGGTGATCCGTTCATGCTTTCAGATGAATATCTTGACTGGATTTTAGGCGAGATCAGAGCAATTAAGCATGTTGAGATCATAAGAATCGGAACACGTACACCGGTTGTGTTGCCTTATCGCATAACTGACAACCTTATTAAAGTTTTGCGTAAACATCACCCGTTATGGATTAATACCCATTTTAATCACCCCAGAGAGATAACTTCATCAGCAAAAGTAGCTCTTTCAAAATTAGCCGATGCCGGAATCCCTCTTGGTAACCAGTCGGTACTGTTAGCCGGTATTAACGACTGCCCACGTATATACAAAAAACTTATTCATAAGCTTGTAGCAAACAGGGTACGTCCTTATTACCTGTATCAGTGTGACTTATCTGAAGGTCTGAGTCATTTTCGTACCCCGGTAGGAAAAGGAATCGAAATTATAGAAAGTCTTATCGGACACACCAGCGGACTTGCGGTACCAACCTATGTTATTGACGCTCCCGGTGGTGGTGGTAAGATTCCGGTAATGCCCTATTACCTTATCTCTCTTTCTACCAACAAAGTGGTGTTGCGTAACTATGAAGGTGTAATAACCACCTATCAGGAGCCCGACAGTTACACACAAACATTCTGTGACAGAAAGTGTGATACCTGCGATCTGCAGCTTAAACTGGATGAAGGTTCCGAATACAAAAGTGAAGGTATACACAAGCTGCTTAGCGACTTTGATGATACTATCGCTTTGACACCGGAAAATAACGAAAGACATTTAAGACGCAGAAAAAGAAAAGTAAATAAACAAAAGAAAAAAGATCAGTAA
- the ablB gene encoding putative beta-lysine N-acetyltransferase, with product MIQDTQEFIPDEIVKVGNSLIQHGKWNDRVYIMKTTPDDCTNIINESKKLAQENDYSKIFAKIPFWAKEAFSKEKFETEAVIPRDEKSGGDILFMSLFLKEWRSQYCDYDTCKGILDSFEKEPPKSSKRNLPDRWTISKCTPEDAPEMAEVYKQVFRSYPFEIDNPEYICQTMESNINYYCVKDEVGKIIALSSAELDPESSCAEMSDFATLPKARGNHCAGHLLGLMHEDVEESGICTPFTIARATSPAMNTVFARNGYIFGGTLKNNTHIGESLEDMNVWYLNKD from the coding sequence ATGATACAGGATACACAAGAATTTATACCCGATGAAATCGTTAAGGTTGGTAATTCACTCATTCAGCATGGAAAGTGGAACGACCGCGTTTATATCATGAAAACGACTCCTGATGATTGCACCAATATCATCAATGAGTCAAAAAAACTTGCTCAGGAAAACGATTACAGTAAAATATTCGCAAAAATCCCTTTCTGGGCAAAAGAGGCCTTTAGCAAGGAAAAGTTTGAAACGGAAGCAGTTATCCCCAGAGATGAAAAGTCTGGCGGGGATATTCTGTTTATGTCTCTGTTTTTAAAAGAGTGGCGTTCACAGTACTGTGACTACGACACTTGTAAAGGCATTCTGGACTCATTTGAGAAAGAACCACCCAAATCAAGCAAACGGAACCTTCCGGACAGGTGGACCATTTCCAAATGTACTCCCGAGGACGCGCCGGAGATGGCTGAAGTGTATAAACAGGTATTCCGTTCCTATCCCTTTGAAATTGATAACCCTGAGTATATCTGCCAGACCATGGAGTCAAACATAAACTACTACTGCGTTAAAGATGAAGTGGGGAAAATCATTGCCCTCTCTTCTGCTGAACTTGATCCCGAAAGTAGTTGTGCAGAGATGAGTGACTTTGCAACCCTTCCCAAAGCACGGGGCAACCACTGCGCTGGTCACCTGCTTGGCCTTATGCATGAGGATGTCGAAGAGTCTGGAATTTGCACTCCTTTCACCATCGCACGAGCCACCTCTCCGGCAATGAACACTGTTTTTGCCAGAAACGGCTACATCTTTGGTGGAACACTTAAGAACAATACTCATATTGGAGAATCCCTGGAAGACATGAACGTGTGGTACCTCAATAAGGACTAA